The Mycoplasmopsis equigenitalium genome contains a region encoding:
- the lgt gene encoding prolipoprotein diacylglyceryl transferase encodes MHNDFNPTNFEPKHVGSAHVLFQIGNYNFHTYSLTMMMGMIAAILTVAYFWKREKYSFEILLTMIILTIPFSFIGARLWFITEKLIYYRDSFDFSRWYAIWDGGLAIQGGVMMAFVVNAIYLSTKTYEVDLIKVFTIIFPSVFIGQVIGRFGNYANHEIYGNIDWTGNSALWMGEGAASNMFLADELSNNLNVSGAFRHPLFIYEAGLTLLGYIVLAWLCNGMNLLKPGSTGALYFVWYGAVRMIMEPYRIHGYGIYQITSALFLVFGMIAFVTFEFILDLYDRIWIKEKNRFEMVRKNKKVKPENYHNWMQRLFRIYPKQTAETNQNN; translated from the coding sequence ATGCATAACGATTTTAATCCAACTAATTTCGAACCAAAACACGTGGGTAGTGCGCACGTACTTTTTCAAATTGGCAATTACAACTTTCACACCTACTCATTAACAATGATGATGGGGATGATTGCGGCCATTTTAACCGTTGCTTACTTCTGAAAACGTGAGAAATACAGCTTTGAAATACTTTTAACTATGATTATCTTGACAATTCCGTTCTCGTTTATTGGGGCACGTCTATGATTTATCACTGAAAAGTTAATTTATTATCGCGATTCATTCGACTTTAGTCGTTGGTACGCTATCTGAGATGGAGGGCTTGCCATCCAAGGTGGAGTTATGATGGCCTTTGTTGTCAACGCGATTTACTTATCAACTAAAACATATGAGGTTGACTTAATCAAAGTCTTTACAATTATTTTCCCAAGTGTTTTCATCGGGCAAGTAATTGGTCGATTTGGAAACTATGCTAACCACGAAATTTACGGTAACATTGACTGAACTGGTAATAGTGCACTTTGAATGGGCGAAGGTGCTGCTTCAAATATGTTTCTAGCCGATGAATTATCAAACAACTTAAATGTAAGTGGCGCCTTTCGTCATCCACTATTTATTTACGAAGCAGGCCTTACACTCCTAGGTTATATCGTTTTAGCTTGATTATGTAATGGAATGAATTTACTTAAACCTGGTTCAACTGGTGCACTTTACTTTGTTTGATATGGCGCTGTCAGAATGATAATGGAACCATACCGGATTCATGGCTACGGTATTTACCAAATCACTTCGGCACTGTTCCTTGTATTTGGAATGATTGCTTTCGTAACCTTTGAATTTATCCTTGATCTTTACGATCGTATCTGAATCAAAGAAAAAAATCGATTTGAAATGGTTAGAAAAAATAAAAAGGTAAAACCAGAAAATTACCACAATTGAATGCAAAGACTGTTTCGAATTTATCCAAAACAAACCGCCGAAACTAACCAAAACAATTAA
- a CDS encoding NAD(P)/FAD-dependent oxidoreductase produces MYDIVIIGAGPAALNAALYAARSNLNVVIVEKEAPGGKMLATNKIENWIGDKYVTGFELATRFLEHTKKAGAKYQAGEVVNIRSNNEFNKEVLLANGQVLQAKSVIIATGMMNREPSFIKNLNEFKHKGFSYCGICDGPMFKGMPMVVLGGGNSAVEEGTFLASVASKLYVITNIDHLTAEKSLINDLLSKKNVEILYNTNVKELKGKSLLESVIIEQKGKNKELKANAFFSYIGMIPATDFLKDLMITNDRGFIKTNEIMETQIPNIFAVGDVRDKEIRQIITAASDGAIAAKTIVNRLG; encoded by the coding sequence ATGTATGATATTGTAATTATTGGCGCAGGACCTGCTGCACTTAATGCCGCGTTATACGCAGCACGAAGCAATTTAAATGTTGTTATTGTTGAGAAAGAAGCACCGGGCGGCAAAATGCTTGCTACCAACAAAATTGAAAACTGAATTGGTGACAAGTACGTAACTGGATTTGAATTAGCGACTAGATTTTTAGAACACACAAAGAAAGCGGGTGCTAAATACCAAGCAGGTGAAGTAGTTAATATTCGTTCAAATAATGAATTTAACAAGGAAGTTTTACTAGCTAATGGTCAAGTGCTACAAGCAAAATCGGTAATTATAGCTACAGGAATGATGAATCGTGAGCCATCATTTATTAAAAATCTTAACGAGTTTAAGCACAAAGGCTTTTCATATTGTGGTATCTGCGATGGCCCAATGTTTAAGGGGATGCCAATGGTTGTTCTAGGTGGTGGTAATTCCGCTGTAGAGGAAGGTACATTCTTGGCTTCTGTAGCTTCAAAACTTTATGTGATTACTAACATCGACCATTTGACTGCAGAAAAATCTTTAATTAATGATTTATTAAGTAAAAAAAATGTTGAAATTCTTTACAACACAAATGTAAAAGAACTAAAAGGCAAATCATTACTTGAAAGCGTTATTATCGAACAAAAAGGAAAAAATAAAGAATTAAAAGCAAACGCATTCTTTTCATACATTGGAATGATTCCTGCCACAGACTTTTTAAAAGATTTGATGATTACTAATGATAGAGGTTTTATTAAAACTAACGAAATAATGGAAACGCAAATTCCAAACATATTTGCCGTAGGAGATGTTCGCGACAAGGAGATTAGACAAATCATCACCGCTGCATCAGATGGTGCGATAGCAGCTAAAACAATCGTTAATCGTCTTGGATAA